From the Lepus europaeus isolate LE1 chromosome 12, mLepTim1.pri, whole genome shotgun sequence genome, one window contains:
- the ENHO gene encoding adropin: MGAAISQGALIAIVCNGLVGFLLLLLWVILCWACHSRSADVDSLSESSPNSSPGPCPEKAPPPQKPSHEGSYLLQP, encoded by the coding sequence ATGGGGGCAgccatctcccagggggccctCATTGCCATCGTCTGCAACGGCCTCGtaggcttcctgctgctgctgctctgggtcattctctgctgggCCTGCCACTCTCGCTCTGCTGACGTCGACTCTCTCTCTGAATCCAGTCCCAactccagccccggcccctgtCCTGAGAAGGCGCCACCACCCCAGAAGCCTAGCCATGAAGGCAGCTACCTGCTGCAGCCCTGA